The proteins below are encoded in one region of Shumkonia mesophila:
- a CDS encoding dihydrodipicolinate synthase family protein, translated as MVKSAQEAKERLGGIINITMTPFETDYSINYKAFAENIERVLDLGYDGLLIGAQYGEFVTMYTEERAELLRRTMDIVGDRVPVLLGAPSADPRVVAELTKLASDLGGIPMLTAPYVSEVTEKHIFDYFKHIAPMSKTGIVIYNMPEIGYIIPPHLLEQLAEIPNIIGVKQGDLTPKVIDRIAGNLSGRWRLMCASDLHLYGPLMRGFHGASCSNSSCIPELILKGYRSFKQGNVEKAIELHQLWYPLRQLLRELGQPQTIKAVMNLRGWFGGHVRAPLQDLNTKEIDRVRQVLRGIAKHPDSGLKDFA; from the coding sequence ATGGTTAAGAGCGCGCAGGAAGCGAAGGAAAGGCTTGGCGGCATCATCAATATCACGATGACGCCATTCGAGACCGATTACAGCATCAACTACAAGGCGTTTGCGGAGAACATCGAGCGGGTTCTCGATCTTGGATACGACGGCCTTCTGATCGGCGCGCAATACGGCGAATTCGTGACGATGTACACGGAGGAGCGCGCGGAACTCCTGCGGAGGACCATGGATATCGTCGGCGACCGGGTGCCGGTGCTGCTCGGCGCGCCCAGCGCCGACCCCAGGGTGGTGGCGGAGCTGACCAAGCTCGCCAGCGACCTCGGGGGGATCCCGATGCTGACGGCGCCCTACGTGTCGGAGGTCACGGAAAAGCACATCTTCGACTACTTCAAGCACATCGCCCCGATGAGCAAGACCGGCATCGTCATCTACAACATGCCGGAGATCGGCTACATCATCCCGCCCCACCTGCTGGAGCAACTGGCGGAAATTCCGAACATCATCGGCGTCAAGCAGGGCGACCTTACCCCCAAGGTCATTGATCGGATCGCCGGCAATCTGTCCGGCAGGTGGCGACTCATGTGCGCCTCTGATCTCCACCTCTACGGTCCGCTGATGCGCGGTTTCCATGGCGCGAGCTGCAGCAACAGCAGCTGCATTCCCGAACTGATCCTGAAGGGATACCGCAGCTTCAAACAGGGCAACGTGGAGAAGGCGATCGAACTTCATCAGCTGTGGTATCCGCTTCGCCAGTTGCTGCGCGAACTGGGCCAACCGCAGACGATCAAGGCGGTCATGAATCTGCGTGGATGGTTCGGCGGCCACGTCCGGGCCCCGCTCCAGGACCTGAACACGAAGGAAATCGATCGCGTAAGGCAGGTGCTGCGGGGCATCGCGAAGCACCCGGACTCCGGCCTCAAGGACTTCGCCTAG
- a CDS encoding TRAP transporter permease, producing the protein MSRDRNFEDKDSQDDQAKKQLDDLIASDIGSRHFSPFISKLFFVVSIAWSVFQLYNASPLPLWLDVFVLDDTQQRSIHLAFALFLAFLAYPAFRNAQRDTIPWFDWGLTAIAIACSLYIVVFYADVASRSGGVRTGTEIAVSIVGILCVLEITRRALGTPLVIVAAIFTAYAFLGPHMPSLIAHKGVTLNRFVDHMWLTTEGVFGLPLGVSNSYIFLFVLFGALLDKAGAGNFFIKLSFALLGHMRGGPAKAAVVSSALTGLISGSAIANIVTTGTFTIPLMKRIGYPAEKAAAIEVSSSINGQIMPPVMGAAAFLMTEFVGITYFEVCKHAFLPAVISYIALFYIVHLEAVKADMPVLKKVVETSLFHKLFVFATAIVTILALSMAVYYGIMGLKVVFGEAALTIGSLAMVAIYLLLLFVASRQPDLEMDDPNEPLVEIPRPLPVLLAGMHFLLPVIVLIWCLMIDRLSPGLAVSWAIVALGVLVLTQKPVILLVRGQGMQASAITDSLRTLLDGLAAGARNMAGVAVAMASAGIIVGVVSLTGLGLLMTEIIDTISYGNVFLMLLFTAIMCIVLGMGMPTTANYIVVASVMAQPFVTLAAQHGIIVPLIGVHLFVFYFGLISGTTPPVAVDAFAGAALARADPMKTCIISFFYSMRTAVLPFIFIFNPQLLLIGVDTWWHFLLVLGASVIGMLAFAAATQGYFLVRSRIWESVALLFVVFTLLRPGFWLDLIKEPFDTVDPKRLVEMVQRMPNEASIRMIVSGENFSGEAVRKVVLLPLGQKGSDGKKRLAAAAGMDVIETDGRITVDTVRLNGAAQHWGIGDGWTIEEIQVPTERFPKEWFFMPGIGLLLLIMGLQNRRRTAIVA; encoded by the coding sequence ATGAGCCGAGACCGGAACTTTGAAGACAAGGACAGTCAGGACGACCAAGCAAAAAAGCAGCTGGATGATCTCATTGCGTCGGACATTGGCTCTCGACATTTTTCCCCTTTCATCTCCAAGCTCTTTTTCGTCGTCTCCATCGCCTGGTCGGTATTCCAGCTTTACAATGCCTCCCCTTTGCCGTTGTGGCTCGATGTTTTCGTCCTCGACGATACGCAGCAGCGGTCCATCCATCTGGCGTTTGCGCTGTTTCTCGCCTTCCTCGCCTATCCGGCATTCCGGAATGCCCAGCGGGATACCATCCCGTGGTTCGACTGGGGCCTGACGGCGATCGCCATCGCTTGCTCTCTCTATATCGTCGTCTTCTACGCGGACGTCGCTTCGCGATCCGGCGGCGTCAGGACGGGCACCGAGATCGCCGTCTCCATCGTCGGGATCCTGTGCGTGCTGGAAATCACGCGACGGGCCCTCGGCACACCGCTGGTGATCGTGGCGGCCATCTTCACCGCCTATGCTTTTCTTGGCCCCCATATGCCCAGCCTGATCGCCCACAAGGGCGTTACCCTGAACCGATTCGTCGACCACATGTGGCTGACGACGGAGGGGGTGTTCGGCCTGCCGCTGGGCGTCTCCAATAGTTATATCTTCCTGTTCGTGCTGTTCGGCGCGCTGTTGGACAAGGCGGGGGCGGGCAACTTCTTCATCAAGCTGTCGTTCGCCCTGTTGGGGCACATGCGCGGCGGGCCAGCCAAGGCCGCCGTCGTGTCGTCGGCCCTCACCGGCCTGATCTCGGGCTCGGCGATCGCCAATATCGTGACCACCGGAACCTTCACGATCCCCCTGATGAAACGGATCGGCTATCCGGCCGAGAAGGCGGCCGCGATCGAAGTGTCATCGTCGATCAACGGCCAGATCATGCCGCCGGTGATGGGGGCCGCCGCCTTCCTGATGACCGAATTCGTCGGCATCACCTATTTCGAGGTTTGCAAGCATGCCTTCCTCCCAGCGGTCATTTCCTACATCGCGCTGTTCTATATTGTGCATCTCGAAGCCGTTAAGGCCGATATGCCGGTCCTTAAGAAGGTAGTGGAGACGTCGCTGTTCCATAAGCTGTTCGTCTTCGCCACGGCGATCGTCACCATCCTGGCCCTGTCGATGGCCGTCTACTACGGCATCATGGGGCTCAAGGTGGTGTTCGGCGAGGCGGCTCTGACCATCGGATCGCTGGCGATGGTCGCGATCTACCTCCTTCTGCTGTTCGTCGCCTCCAGGCAGCCGGACCTCGAAATGGACGATCCCAACGAGCCGCTGGTCGAAATTCCGAGGCCGTTGCCGGTCTTGTTGGCCGGAATGCATTTCCTCCTGCCGGTCATCGTCCTGATCTGGTGTCTGATGATCGATCGACTGTCGCCCGGCCTCGCAGTTTCGTGGGCGATCGTGGCGCTCGGCGTCCTAGTCCTGACGCAGAAGCCGGTCATCTTACTGGTGCGCGGACAGGGCATGCAGGCGTCCGCCATAACCGACAGCCTGCGTACCTTGCTAGACGGTCTCGCCGCTGGTGCCCGCAACATGGCCGGCGTGGCCGTGGCCATGGCCTCCGCCGGGATCATCGTCGGCGTCGTATCGCTGACCGGCCTCGGTCTGCTGATGACCGAGATCATCGACACCATCTCCTACGGTAACGTCTTCCTGATGCTGCTGTTCACCGCGATCATGTGTATCGTGCTCGGCATGGGCATGCCGACGACGGCCAACTATATCGTCGTGGCGTCGGTCATGGCCCAGCCTTTCGTGACTCTGGCGGCGCAGCACGGGATCATCGTTCCGCTGATTGGCGTCCACCTCTTCGTCTTCTATTTTGGGCTGATCTCCGGCACCACGCCGCCGGTTGCGGTGGATGCCTTCGCGGGCGCCGCGTTGGCGCGGGCCGATCCGATGAAGACTTGTATCATCTCGTTCTTCTACAGCATGCGGACTGCTGTGTTGCCCTTCATTTTCATCTTCAATCCGCAGCTCCTGCTGATTGGCGTCGATACCTGGTGGCATTTTCTGCTCGTCTTGGGCGCCTCGGTCATCGGCATGTTGGCATTCGCGGCGGCGACCCAGGGGTATTTCCTGGTCCGGTCCCGAATATGGGAGTCCGTGGCCCTACTGTTCGTGGTGTTCACCTTGCTCCGTCCCGGTTTCTGGCTGGATTTGATCAAGGAACCTTTCGACACCGTCGATCCCAAGCGCCTCGTCGAGATGGTACAGCGCATGCCAAACGAGGCCAGCATCCGGATGATCGTTTCCGGCGAGAATTTCAGCGGCGAGGCGGTGCGGAAGGTCGTGCTGCTGCCCCTGGGCCAGAAGGGGAGTGACGGCAAGAAGCGTCTGGCGGCCGCCGCTGGCATGGATGTCATTGAGACCGATGGCCGTATCACGGTCGATACCGTTCGCCTCAACGGCGCCGCCCAGCATTGGGGAATCGGTGACGGTTGGACCATCGAGGAGATTCAGGTTCCCACCGAAAGGTTCCCGAAGGAATGGTTCTTCATGCCGGGAATAGGATTGTTGCTGTTGATCATGGGCCTTCAAAATCGTCGCCGGACTGCGATAGTCGCGTGA
- a CDS encoding TAXI family TRAP transporter solute-binding subunit, with protein MITIRTLAVTVAAVVALGIASADAADKKFVIIGTAGVSGGYYPAGGFTCNGLNKSRSQYNHNIRCTVESTAGSVANLRSVQSGDLDVAFSQADWQYHSWNGTSKFSDVGKNLDLRFLFSLQAEPMQIVTRKNTGIKTFLDLRGKVVNTGNVGSGTEATVYASLKLYGETAESFFKQETKLTSREQAQALCDGKIDAFFFPVAIGTSSIVEATNTCNATLADWDDDVIRKWVEATPYVAFYSIPADAYPGLDRDIKTWGMPATVVASAKADADVIYYMVKSVFDNFEDFKKQSAIFIGITREGAAKNGQTAPYHPGALRYFKEVKLLK; from the coding sequence ATGATTACGATCAGAACTCTTGCGGTGACGGTGGCCGCTGTCGTGGCATTGGGAATTGCCAGTGCCGATGCAGCCGACAAAAAATTCGTGATTATCGGCACAGCCGGAGTCAGCGGCGGCTACTATCCCGCTGGCGGCTTCACCTGCAACGGCCTGAACAAAAGCCGGAGCCAGTACAACCACAACATCCGGTGCACCGTCGAAAGCACGGCGGGTTCCGTCGCCAACCTGCGTTCGGTTCAGTCCGGCGACCTCGACGTCGCCTTCTCGCAGGCCGATTGGCAGTACCATTCGTGGAACGGCACCAGTAAATTCTCCGACGTGGGGAAGAATCTCGACCTCCGCTTCCTGTTCTCGCTGCAGGCCGAGCCCATGCAGATTGTGACGCGCAAGAACACCGGCATCAAGACGTTCCTCGACCTCCGCGGCAAGGTGGTCAACACCGGCAACGTGGGCTCCGGCACCGAGGCCACGGTCTATGCCTCCCTGAAGCTCTATGGTGAAACCGCCGAGTCCTTCTTCAAGCAGGAGACCAAGTTGACGTCGCGCGAGCAGGCGCAGGCCCTGTGCGACGGCAAGATCGACGCCTTTTTCTTCCCGGTGGCGATTGGCACCTCCAGCATAGTCGAAGCCACGAACACCTGCAACGCCACGTTGGCCGACTGGGATGACGACGTCATCCGCAAGTGGGTGGAGGCGACGCCTTACGTCGCCTTCTATTCCATCCCGGCCGACGCCTATCCGGGACTTGATCGCGATATCAAAACTTGGGGCATGCCGGCCACCGTGGTGGCCAGCGCGAAGGCCGACGCGGACGTCATCTACTACATGGTAAAGTCGGTCTTCGATAATTTCGAGGATTTCAAGAAGCAGTCCGCCATCTTCATCGGCATCACGCGGGAAGGGGCCGCGAAAAACGGCCAGACCGCCCCCTACCATCCCGGCGCCCTGCGGTACTTCAAGGAGGTCAAACTCCTCAAGTGA